A stretch of Acipenser ruthenus chromosome 1, fAciRut3.2 maternal haplotype, whole genome shotgun sequence DNA encodes these proteins:
- the LOC117420811 gene encoding alpha-1-antiproteinase-like isoform X2, whose translation MSIKRDKPGGTAGGSEVILKGKWEKPFNPEFTREGVFNVDAHKTVPVQMMSRMGIFDVFHDKDLSTDVLKLPYTGNASLMLLMPQKGIKDLEEAWCKEHFTKWHRNVQRRRWQVILPKFSISATYSLQNVLSEMGITDVFGNTADLSGISEEVKLKVSKIVHNAAIDIDEKGTEAAAGTGIEMMPLSMPPTLKFDRPFLLVLSNHNTKSILFMGKIVNPSEK comes from the exons ATGAGTATAAAAAGAGATAAACCAGGAGGAACAGCCGGGGGCAGTGAAGTAATACTCAAAG GGAAATGGGAAAAGCCATTTAACCCTGAATTCACTCGTGAAGGTGTGTTTAATGTGGATGCACATAAAACCGTTCCAGTTCAGATGATGTCCAGAATGGGCATATTTGATGTTTTTCATGATAAAGACCTGTCCACTGATGTACTGAAGCTCCCGTACACTGGAAATGCCTCGCTGATGCTCCTCATGCCTCAGAAAGGAATCAAAGACCTGGAAGAGGCTTGGTGCAAAGAGCATTTTACAAAATGGCATAGAAACGTACAAAGAAG acgATGGCAAGTTATTCTGCCCAAATTTTCAATTTCTGCAACGTATTCACTTCAAAATGTACTGTCTGAGATGGGCATTACAGATGTGTTTGGTAACACAGCAGACCTGTCAGGAATAAGTGAAGAGGTGAAGCTGAAAGTATCTAAG ATTGTTCACAATGCAGCGATAGACATTGATGAGAAGGGAACTGAGGCAGCGGCAGGCACTGGTATTGAAATGATGCCCCTCTCAATGCCTCCGACATTAAAATTCGACAGGCCTTTCCTGCTTGTGCTTAGCAATCACAATACCAAGAGCATACTCTTCATGGGAAAAATAGTCAATccttctgaaaaataa
- the LOC117420811 gene encoding alpha-1-antitrypsin-like isoform X1: MGTTLYVCLLAALLCSAVHCDRHGKHSKHKDDHDHGHHQQGHGHHGHGGHSHHHHGHHHQRDEILSHKIADKNNEFAFKLYKQLASQKDGESKNIFYSPLSISMALSMLSLGAKGATHNQIFEGLGFNDTKINETEVNKAFAHLLDMLNLQTELKLSTGGAVYVHEGFKPIPKFIEDLKHFYHSEGFTVNFKNTSEAMDIINKYVQDKTHGKITDLIKDLSPESVMLLVSYMFFKGKWEKPFNPEFTREGVFNVDAHKTVPVQMMSRMGIFDVFHDKDLSTDVLKLPYTGNASLMLLMPQKGIKDLEEAWCKEHFTKWHRNVQRRRWQVILPKFSISATYSLQNVLSEMGITDVFGNTADLSGISEEVKLKVSKIVHNAAIDIDEKGTEAAAGTGIEMMPLSMPPTLKFDRPFLLVLSNHNTKSILFMGKIVNPSEK; this comes from the exons ATGGGGACAACGCTTTATGTGTGCTTATTAGCAGCTCTGCTCTGCAGTGCTGTTCATTGTGACCGCCATGGTAAACACTCTAAGCATAAAGATGATCATGACCATGGACACCACCAGCAAGGTCATGGCCACCACGGTCACGGTGGCCACAGCCACCACCATCATGGCCACCACCATCAACGCGATGAGATCCTGTCCCATAAAATTGCAGATAAGAACAATGAGTTTGCTTTCAAATTGTATAAACAACTGGCCTCCCAGAAAGACGGGGAATCAAAAAACATCTTCTACTCTCCCCTAAGCATCTCCATGGCTCTTTCAATGTTGTCACTGGGTGCGAAGGGTGCAACACACAACCAGATTTTTGAAGGGCTCGGATTCAATGATACGAAGATCAATGAAACCGAAGTGAACAAAGCCTTTGCGCACCTTTTGGACATGCTCAACCTGCAGACAGAGCTGAAGCTATCCACAGGAGGCGCGGTCTATGTGCATGAGGGCTTCAAGCCAATTCCCAAATTTATAGAGGATCTTAAGCATTTTTACCACTCAGAGGGCTTCACTGTCAACTTTAAAAACACCAGTGAGGCAATGGACATAATAAATAAGTATGTGCAGGACAAAACTCATGGCAAAATCACTGATTTAATCAAAGACCTGAGTCCTGAAAGTGTAATGCTTCTAGTCAGCTACATGTTTTTCAAAG GGAAATGGGAAAAGCCATTTAACCCTGAATTCACTCGTGAAGGTGTGTTTAATGTGGATGCACATAAAACCGTTCCAGTTCAGATGATGTCCAGAATGGGCATATTTGATGTTTTTCATGATAAAGACCTGTCCACTGATGTACTGAAGCTCCCGTACACTGGAAATGCCTCGCTGATGCTCCTCATGCCTCAGAAAGGAATCAAAGACCTGGAAGAGGCTTGGTGCAAAGAGCATTTTACAAAATGGCATAGAAACGTACAAAGAAG acgATGGCAAGTTATTCTGCCCAAATTTTCAATTTCTGCAACGTATTCACTTCAAAATGTACTGTCTGAGATGGGCATTACAGATGTGTTTGGTAACACAGCAGACCTGTCAGGAATAAGTGAAGAGGTGAAGCTGAAAGTATCTAAG ATTGTTCACAATGCAGCGATAGACATTGATGAGAAGGGAACTGAGGCAGCGGCAGGCACTGGTATTGAAATGATGCCCCTCTCAATGCCTCCGACATTAAAATTCGACAGGCCTTTCCTGCTTGTGCTTAGCAATCACAATACCAAGAGCATACTCTTCATGGGAAAAATAGTCAATccttctgaaaaataa